The following proteins come from a genomic window of Thiothrix unzii:
- a CDS encoding OmpA family protein: MNTHPIVLTFPLLLIASNVSVAATTPTIPLCPGLHIVTAINQSSGDYESIKRITSVDDSGVTLHYSSEHEVDDPFSDKPPELVATNVTRRILHADQQKAPYYLAIFSPILPETVPNSTAISLTDDNYTRLKTTGKADVSIVTTLNFSTTPENVLDPDSPYRWWFAPSVYALELPEKTPVPFPVLLNGKPVELPALHIKGLFGEEKAEFFVLDDPHNPLILKFRLGFGADEALRAKFADDPVMTKMLEEIAATSPAPSERDSLQVTQITFDCHNSDDLPIATNTGKPLEISGEFDTDTEPFPTGGGGANSGSGMDAGTGNSGGGTGTGSMSNGAGSLSLGQGAGGNGAGSGNKAAELEKALQKGDKVDIYDIFFSFNSATLRPESDETLTTIADLLNKHPDWKLAIGGHTDSIASDSFNLDLSNQRAVAVKTALVERFKIADSRLSTQGYGEASPRDTNDTLEGRARNRRVELRKQ; this comes from the coding sequence ATGAATACCCACCCTATTGTGCTTACGTTCCCGCTGTTGCTCATCGCCAGCAATGTCAGTGTTGCAGCCACCACACCGACCATTCCGCTATGCCCCGGTTTGCACATTGTCACTGCCATCAACCAAAGCAGCGGCGACTATGAATCCATCAAGCGCATTACCAGTGTCGATGACAGCGGCGTTACCCTGCATTACTCCAGCGAACACGAGGTCGATGACCCCTTCAGCGACAAGCCACCGGAATTGGTTGCCACCAACGTCACCCGCCGTATCCTGCACGCAGACCAGCAAAAAGCCCCTTACTACCTAGCAATTTTCAGTCCGATTCTGCCAGAAACCGTGCCGAATAGCACCGCCATCAGCCTGACCGACGACAACTACACACGCCTGAAAACCACGGGTAAAGCAGACGTTTCCATCGTTACCACGCTCAACTTCAGTACAACCCCGGAAAATGTGCTTGACCCTGACTCGCCCTATCGCTGGTGGTTTGCGCCTTCGGTGTATGCGCTGGAATTGCCCGAGAAAACCCCTGTCCCATTTCCGGTATTGTTGAATGGCAAACCGGTGGAATTGCCTGCATTACACATCAAGGGTTTGTTTGGTGAGGAAAAAGCCGAGTTTTTTGTGCTGGATGACCCACACAACCCGCTAATACTGAAATTTCGTTTAGGTTTTGGCGCGGATGAAGCCTTGAGAGCCAAGTTTGCCGACGACCCGGTGATGACCAAAATGCTGGAAGAAATCGCCGCAACATCGCCCGCACCGTCAGAACGGGATAGTTTGCAGGTGACACAGATTACGTTTGACTGCCACAACAGCGATGATTTGCCGATAGCGACCAATACGGGCAAACCACTGGAAATATCTGGCGAATTTGATACTGATACCGAACCTTTCCCTACAGGTGGCGGCGGCGCGAACAGTGGCAGCGGTATGGACGCGGGTACTGGCAATAGTGGCGGTGGCACAGGTACGGGTTCAATGAGCAACGGCGCGGGTAGCCTGAGCCTTGGTCAAGGTGCTGGCGGCAATGGCGCAGGAAGTGGCAACAAAGCCGCCGAACTGGAAAAAGCCCTGCAAAAAGGCGATAAAGTCGACATCTATGACATCTTTTTCAGCTTCAACAGTGCCACATTACGCCCGGAATCGGATGAAACCCTAACCACTATCGCCGACCTGCTCAACAAACACCCCGACTGGAAACTCGCCATCGGTGGGCATACGGATAGCATTGCCAGCGACAGTTTTAACCTTGACCTTTCCAACCAACGTGCGGTGGCGGTGAAAACTGCTTTGGTGGAACGCTTCAAAATTGCGGATAGCCGTTTGAGTACCCAAGGCTATGGCGAAGCCAGTCCGCGTGACACCAATGATACCCTTGAAGGCCGCGCCCGTAACCGGCGGGTGGAACTCAGGAAACAATAA
- a CDS encoding RICIN domain-containing protein — protein MKSLTTISMTLALTLACLSIPASAEPAADGIFYIKAKHSNKCVHQHGHINNNGGNVTQWDCVNQGNTKLERIPTGSGYFLLRFKHSGKCLTVENDSLDRGANIIQWDCNYDGPRNQTWHAIKASNSPTDPYVQIQSTIGYCLHQHGATNGNGDNITQWDCVNEPNVLWKFTPAPN, from the coding sequence ATGAAATCACTAACCACCATCAGCATGACACTAGCACTAACATTAGCTTGCCTGAGCATACCCGCCAGTGCCGAACCCGCAGCAGACGGCATCTTTTACATCAAAGCCAAACACAGTAACAAGTGTGTCCATCAGCACGGACATATCAACAACAATGGCGGCAACGTCACCCAATGGGATTGCGTTAATCAGGGCAATACCAAACTGGAACGCATACCAACTGGCAGTGGCTATTTCCTACTGCGTTTCAAACACAGCGGCAAATGCCTCACTGTCGAAAATGACAGCCTAGATCGTGGAGCCAATATCATACAGTGGGATTGTAATTACGATGGTCCACGCAACCAGACTTGGCACGCAATCAAAGCCAGCAACAGCCCGACTGATCCTTATGTGCAAATACAATCCACCATTGGGTACTGTTTACACCAACACGGGGCGACTAACGGCAACGGCGACAATATAACCCAGTGGGATTGTGTCAATGAGCCAAACGTATTGTGGAAATTTACCCCGGCTCCAAATTGA